Proteins found in one Labrenzia sp. VG12 genomic segment:
- a CDS encoding MFS transporter: MTKAFGGAEAPQQANDNRAFQEKPEDDNGPAHLRWPDLFAYGAMAFPLAFAGLPIYLHAPDFYAVTMEQSVTLLGTVLLVLRLVDAVQDPIIGSLSDHFHSSRATILALGAVLLGVGFWMLFHPVSSLTLVWFAASVLICTTGFSVVSINFQALGGLWRTRSADRTGVTASREAFGLVGLLVAAVAPPVLMHLSGPQDAFHWLAISYLPLLALAYWLLVRWMHKAP, from the coding sequence GTGACAAAAGCGTTTGGCGGGGCCGAGGCCCCGCAGCAAGCAAATGACAACCGGGCATTCCAAGAGAAGCCCGAAGACGACAACGGGCCTGCACACCTTCGCTGGCCAGACCTTTTTGCTTATGGCGCGATGGCCTTCCCCCTGGCTTTTGCAGGTCTTCCGATCTACCTCCACGCGCCGGACTTCTATGCCGTCACCATGGAGCAATCCGTTACGCTGCTCGGGACAGTGCTTCTGGTGCTGCGCCTTGTCGATGCCGTGCAGGATCCGATTATTGGCAGCCTTAGCGACCACTTTCACAGCTCCAGAGCCACTATCCTCGCCCTGGGAGCCGTTCTTCTCGGTGTCGGCTTCTGGATGCTGTTTCATCCCGTTTCCTCCCTGACGCTCGTCTGGTTTGCCGCTTCTGTCTTGATCTGCACGACGGGGTTCTCTGTTGTTTCCATCAATTTTCAGGCGCTTGGCGGATTGTGGCGAACACGGTCTGCAGACCGGACCGGCGTGACCGCCAGCCGCGAGGCTTTCGGGCTGGTCGGACTTCTGGTGGCAGCCGTCGCACCGCCAGTCCTCATGCACCTGTCAGGTCCCCAGGACGCTTTTCACTGGCTGGCAATCTCCTACCTGCCGCTTCTGGCGCTTGCCTACTGGCTGCTCGTGCGCTGGATGCACAAAGCCCCCTGA
- a CDS encoding DUF1402 family protein, which yields MTSYVQWMWLAGAQTCVQRHLKNKARRKTVMMCRKTHRFKHTARLLAAGLAFAVVSSPVTFPLATATQAEAQSVRTVPEGNRYRSQPKIPFASSRRTSASKSSYDAKFDKVLAVLKRDRRLMGSIKRVASKYGIDPIHIVGAIVGEHTYNYDTLDSAQSYYVKALSYAGIRFDFELNGEHVDAFVERPQFDRCRKEHIQKSSDRRWSCYENVWNSKFRGRRVDGVRYPKKNFNEAFFQPLFSGQSFGLGQLSPLTVLKMTDRVSRQSSYRKLKASDPKEVYKATMDPNISLHYMAAIIQDAIAAYKSVGKVDISENPGLTATLYNLGDPWSRAAKFRRSGQSWPRENYYGWLVNDRIDDLRALF from the coding sequence ATGACGAGCTATGTGCAATGGATGTGGCTCGCGGGCGCGCAGACATGTGTCCAGCGCCATTTAAAGAACAAGGCCAGGCGCAAGACGGTCATGATGTGCAGGAAAACCCATCGGTTTAAACATACCGCCCGATTGCTGGCGGCCGGTCTGGCATTTGCGGTGGTCTCGAGCCCCGTAACATTCCCGCTGGCGACCGCGACACAGGCTGAAGCGCAATCCGTCCGAACGGTTCCCGAAGGCAACCGCTACCGGTCACAGCCCAAGATACCCTTTGCCTCTTCCAGGCGCACATCCGCTTCCAAATCGTCTTATGACGCCAAGTTCGACAAGGTGCTCGCGGTCCTGAAACGAGATCGCCGTCTGATGGGATCGATCAAGCGGGTGGCATCGAAATACGGCATCGACCCGATCCACATCGTCGGCGCGATCGTGGGCGAACACACCTACAATTACGACACGCTGGACAGCGCCCAATCCTATTATGTGAAGGCTTTGTCCTACGCCGGTATCCGCTTCGATTTTGAACTGAACGGCGAACATGTCGACGCTTTCGTCGAGCGGCCGCAATTCGATCGCTGTCGCAAGGAACATATCCAAAAGAGCAGCGACCGGCGCTGGTCCTGCTATGAGAACGTCTGGAACAGCAAATTCCGTGGCCGCCGCGTCGACGGCGTGCGTTATCCCAAGAAGAACTTCAACGAAGCCTTCTTTCAGCCGCTGTTTTCCGGGCAGAGTTTTGGCCTGGGGCAGCTGAGCCCGCTGACGGTCCTCAAAATGACGGACCGGGTTTCTCGCCAGAGCAGCTATCGCAAGCTGAAAGCTTCCGATCCCAAGGAGGTCTACAAGGCCACCATGGATCCGAACATATCGCTGCATTACATGGCGGCGATCATTCAGGATGCGATCGCCGCCTACAAATCGGTCGGCAAGGTCGACATTTCCGAAAACCCGGGCCTGACCGCGACGCTCTACAATCTCGGCGACCCCTGGAGCCGCGCCGCCAAGTTCCGGCGCAGCGGCCAGTCCTGGCCACGGGAAAACTACTACGGCTGGCTGGTCAATGACCGGATCGACGATCTGCGGGCGCTGTTCTAG
- the clpS gene encoding ATP-dependent Clp protease adapter ClpS produces the protein MSNIDLKPRLKQKTKVQKPNLYKVILLNDDYTPREFVTLILKAEFRLDAAQAEVVMMTAHQKGACVVSVYPRDVAETKATRAIDAAGQLGYPLQFTVEPE, from the coding sequence ATGAGTAACATCGATCTGAAACCGAGACTGAAGCAGAAGACCAAGGTTCAGAAACCGAACCTCTACAAGGTCATTCTGCTCAATGACGACTATACGCCACGGGAATTTGTCACCCTGATCCTGAAGGCCGAATTCCGGCTGGACGCCGCGCAGGCGGAAGTGGTGATGATGACCGCGCATCAGAAGGGGGCCTGCGTTGTCTCCGTCTATCCGAGAGACGTTGCTGAAACCAAGGCAACCCGGGCGATCGATGCAGCTGGCCAGCTCGGCTACCCTCTGCAATTCACCGTCGAACCGGAATAG
- a CDS encoding DUF1176 domain-containing protein: MLTLLISATTALLAASASLAQPGRTVPSFESWTVDCGNTGVCFASSYTRSQSVWVDLRIVRDWQAEAQPLVRLTTNSELPKEGTLQFAVDGTAIESLPIEQLREMQPAVKPPAGFRPLGGEGFWYPTGPATLTLLEAMRSGKELTIILPAVNGSDPVTVPVPLHGLKSSLLWLDNRQDRTGTVSAIVAPGTDPAKDAPHAVSLMSADQLPPEVAAVWSANRLCSEIDPTIFAGLNAVRVPFADGASLYIIPCGAPTAYNSPYVAVLSGKDGAARQVHVARMSEKGPIATDLIYNAKWIPADQQLVSYFKGSGVGECGLWNRWVWNGTGLVLLEEAARTTCDGTEPDLSNWSSSWPLKKASN, from the coding sequence TTGTTGACATTGCTGATCTCCGCGACAACGGCGCTTCTGGCAGCCTCAGCTTCGCTGGCGCAACCCGGCCGCACGGTGCCCAGCTTTGAAAGCTGGACGGTGGATTGCGGCAACACAGGCGTCTGCTTTGCCTCTTCCTACACCCGCAGCCAGTCGGTCTGGGTCGATCTGCGCATTGTCCGGGACTGGCAGGCGGAAGCACAGCCGCTGGTCCGGCTGACCACCAACAGCGAACTCCCGAAGGAGGGCACGCTTCAGTTTGCAGTGGACGGCACGGCGATTGAATCCCTTCCGATCGAACAGCTCCGGGAGATGCAGCCCGCCGTCAAGCCTCCCGCAGGTTTTCGCCCGCTTGGTGGCGAAGGTTTCTGGTACCCGACCGGGCCGGCAACGCTGACCCTTCTGGAAGCCATGCGGTCCGGCAAGGAACTGACGATCATTCTGCCGGCTGTCAACGGCTCGGATCCGGTCACCGTTCCCGTGCCCCTGCATGGCCTGAAATCCAGCCTGCTGTGGCTCGACAACCGCCAGGACAGGACCGGAACCGTTTCGGCGATCGTCGCGCCAGGCACCGACCCCGCCAAGGACGCGCCGCATGCGGTCTCGCTGATGAGCGCCGACCAGCTGCCGCCGGAAGTCGCGGCAGTCTGGTCCGCCAACCGGCTGTGTTCGGAAATCGACCCGACCATCTTTGCCGGATTGAACGCTGTCCGGGTGCCTTTTGCCGACGGGGCATCGCTCTACATCATCCCCTGTGGCGCGCCAACCGCCTATAACAGTCCCTATGTCGCAGTACTTTCCGGCAAGGATGGCGCTGCCCGTCAGGTCCATGTTGCCCGCATGTCGGAAAAAGGCCCGATTGCAACAGATCTGATCTACAACGCCAAATGGATTCCCGCTGATCAGCAGCTGGTCAGCTACTTCAAGGGCTCCGGTGTCGGCGAATGCGGCCTCTGGAACCGGTGGGTCTGGAACGGCACCGGACTGGTCCTGCTGGAGGAAGCCGCCAGAACGACCTGCGACGGAACCGAGCCGGACTTGTCCAATTGGTCAAGCAGCTGGCCCCTCAAAAAAGCCTCCAATTAG
- a CDS encoding DUF1176 domain-containing protein, with product MSGASAELPKTSFGDWSVSCNAKNYCIAETDGEASNGEAFRLKIERSAKADGQVYVTFDPTTALSEGLPARIEIESLEEDNYGYFGKVTKVYKGNEMTFGGDADRDLMEKLRMGEDAAIQIEFGGSTGTLTYWVSLKGITHALLKIDEEQGRVGRLDAIVAWGGLPSDKDSGISANASAAAQPATRRKSQTASNDAAASNAASARDTASSAAPAAPANDLPPPVMPSQDLAAGPRGLVYNVSEIPDSIQMMGYRTLDCQLEETVPAFGAQFFAEGDVETWVVPCQMADANVPYYMAIHIPFNPSLDEWKEFETPPGFNQPNHALVNNLFFDPDTGQVTGTTYYSPNYDCGAFERHEMEAESGNYILIEYLEKGNCDGVGGPPEAWPLSWTIDEMGG from the coding sequence GTGAGCGGCGCGTCCGCCGAATTACCCAAAACCAGTTTCGGCGACTGGTCGGTCTCCTGCAACGCGAAAAACTACTGCATTGCTGAAACCGATGGGGAAGCCTCCAACGGCGAAGCTTTCCGGCTGAAGATCGAACGCAGCGCCAAGGCGGATGGCCAGGTTTATGTCACCTTCGATCCGACCACCGCTCTTTCCGAAGGTTTGCCTGCGCGCATCGAGATCGAAAGTCTCGAAGAGGACAATTACGGCTATTTCGGCAAGGTCACCAAGGTCTACAAGGGCAACGAGATGACCTTTGGCGGCGATGCCGACCGCGACCTGATGGAAAAGCTCCGGATGGGCGAAGATGCGGCGATCCAGATCGAATTCGGCGGATCGACCGGCACCCTCACCTATTGGGTTTCGCTCAAGGGCATCACCCATGCGTTGCTGAAAATCGATGAAGAACAGGGGCGCGTCGGCCGGCTCGACGCCATTGTGGCCTGGGGCGGCCTGCCGTCGGACAAGGACAGCGGCATCTCGGCCAACGCGTCGGCTGCCGCCCAGCCCGCCACCAGGCGCAAGTCCCAGACCGCTTCCAACGATGCAGCTGCGTCGAATGCGGCGAGCGCCCGTGACACGGCGTCAAGTGCTGCTCCCGCAGCTCCGGCCAATGACCTGCCGCCGCCGGTCATGCCGTCCCAGGACCTGGCGGCCGGTCCGCGCGGATTGGTCTATAATGTCAGCGAGATCCCCGACAGCATCCAGATGATGGGGTACCGCACGCTCGACTGCCAGCTGGAAGAAACGGTGCCAGCCTTCGGAGCGCAGTTCTTTGCCGAAGGCGATGTCGAGACCTGGGTCGTCCCCTGCCAGATGGCCGATGCGAATGTGCCCTATTACATGGCAATCCACATTCCCTTTAATCCCTCGCTTGATGAGTGGAAGGAGTTCGAAACCCCTCCGGGGTTCAACCAGCCCAATCACGCGCTGGTCAACAATCTCTTCTTCGACCCGGACACGGGCCAGGTCACCGGCACCACCTACTATTCGCCGAACTATGATTGCGGCGCCTTTGAACGCCACGAGATGGAGGCCGAAAGCGGCAACTACATCCTGATCGAGTACCTGGAGAAGGGGAACTGCGACGGCGTCGGCGGGCCGCCCGAAGCCTGGCCGCTCAGCTGGACCATCGACGAAATGGGCGGATGA
- a CDS encoding DUF6665 family protein, which produces MAVRPPQLTKPADKDPLAAALEQEIFNEKAATLSRLNKKLEQALQRLEVSGSAQETTEEDLLPLLAEAGEALWHVTIQRELCGLREHKAFYDFLGVPKAVRLRMGPAKSFTSS; this is translated from the coding sequence ATGGCCGTCCGTCCTCCGCAACTCACCAAACCCGCCGACAAGGATCCGCTGGCCGCTGCGCTCGAGCAGGAAATATTCAACGAAAAGGCCGCAACCCTCTCCAGGCTGAACAAGAAACTGGAACAGGCGCTGCAACGCCTGGAGGTGTCCGGCTCTGCGCAGGAAACAACAGAAGAAGACCTGTTGCCCCTGCTGGCCGAAGCCGGAGAAGCACTTTGGCACGTGACCATCCAGCGCGAGTTGTGCGGCCTGCGCGAGCACAAGGCCTTTTATGATTTTCTGGGTGTGCCGAAGGCCGTTCGCCTGCGGATGGGCCCAGCGAAAAGCTTCACTTCCTCCTGA
- a CDS encoding NAD-dependent epimerase/dehydratase family protein: MSAASKQDNLFRKVVITGGLGFIGSQVFRRVARLENVAETVILDRVSYAADFRRLAPAGEAGELPVIRGDIRSRIDVAAALHECDAVIHLAAETHGPRAYAEPDLFFDVNVAGTETLLGEALKAGVKRFIHVSSSEVYGPALDPLREEAALRPVTPYASSKAMAEEAVMMASHQGLQATILRPTNAVGAGQNPEKLFPRFVMRALLGQRLTIEGSGHQERTFLPVGDLANAIALALTAPGQDNLQVYNVSGAEDLTVLDVADRVSEVTGRSAGRHFLRDRLANVAACRIDDTRIRGLGYRQSGSVEAELRALHDVYCARARKLRAAL, from the coding sequence ATGTCAGCTGCTTCTAAACAGGACAACTTGTTCCGCAAGGTGGTGATCACCGGTGGCCTCGGCTTCATTGGTTCGCAAGTGTTTCGACGGGTTGCAAGACTTGAAAACGTTGCGGAGACCGTGATCCTGGATCGTGTGTCCTATGCCGCTGATTTCCGCAGACTGGCTCCGGCCGGCGAAGCAGGCGAGCTGCCGGTCATACGCGGTGATATCCGGTCCCGCATTGACGTCGCAGCTGCCCTTCACGAATGCGATGCCGTCATTCACCTGGCGGCGGAGACGCATGGTCCCCGGGCCTACGCGGAACCGGACCTGTTCTTCGATGTCAACGTCGCCGGCACAGAAACCTTGCTTGGCGAAGCACTGAAAGCAGGGGTCAAACGCTTCATTCACGTCAGCTCAAGCGAAGTCTACGGCCCCGCGCTCGATCCTCTGCGCGAAGAGGCAGCGCTGCGCCCTGTAACGCCCTATGCCTCGTCGAAGGCCATGGCGGAGGAAGCCGTGATGATGGCCTCACACCAGGGGCTCCAGGCAACCATCCTGCGGCCGACCAACGCCGTCGGGGCCGGACAGAATCCTGAAAAGCTGTTTCCGCGTTTTGTCATGCGTGCCCTGTTGGGCCAGCGTCTGACGATCGAGGGATCCGGTCATCAGGAAAGAACCTTCCTGCCCGTGGGCGACCTGGCCAACGCCATCGCCCTGGCTCTCACCGCGCCCGGCCAGGACAATCTCCAGGTCTACAACGTGTCCGGGGCCGAAGACCTGACGGTCCTGGATGTGGCAGATCGTGTCTCCGAGGTCACCGGCAGGAGCGCCGGCCGGCATTTTCTGCGTGACCGGCTCGCGAACGTCGCCGCCTGCCGGATCGATGACACCAGAATTCGCGGTCTCGGCTACAGGCAGTCAGGCAGTGTCGAGGCCGAGTTGCGCGCGCTCCATGATGTCTATTGCGCAAGGGCCCGAAAGCTGCGTGCAGCCTTGTAG
- a CDS encoding dienelactone hydrolase family protein: MTKILLPGRLPALVVALFLVPLMLPSKFVQGPAVAQTVTFELPRAPLTPLQQKRLKTTATNLSQGHFSGDLRLPKGDGPHPAVVVIRTCHDADYYAPWLEQLENWGYATLSFSRCQPPDLVPDDAEIPALDWKRGSLAALGALLYLADRPEIDADRIAIMSWSRLGMIPLSTLQYEGFAQFFEAKFAAGVALYPFCSFARGPHMGPILIVSGKEDDWVDNTVCHRVAAESSSDEHPVRAVFLEDAVHGFDIAAFGAPRAVEAAVINPDRFAAGGGTLGYNPAAAKEAQVEIRQFLDRYLR; this comes from the coding sequence ATGACAAAGATCTTGCTGCCCGGGCGTTTGCCCGCGCTTGTAGTCGCCCTGTTTCTTGTACCGCTGATGCTGCCGAGCAAATTCGTACAGGGACCAGCTGTCGCGCAGACGGTCACTTTCGAATTGCCGCGCGCTCCGCTGACGCCGCTGCAACAGAAACGTCTGAAGACAACAGCCACGAACCTGTCCCAGGGTCATTTCTCTGGTGACCTGCGTCTGCCGAAGGGAGACGGGCCACATCCCGCGGTCGTTGTGATCAGGACCTGCCATGATGCGGACTACTACGCTCCCTGGCTCGAGCAGCTCGAGAACTGGGGCTATGCGACCCTGTCCTTTTCCCGGTGCCAGCCCCCGGATCTTGTACCGGACGATGCCGAAATTCCGGCGCTGGACTGGAAACGCGGGTCGCTGGCAGCGCTCGGTGCCCTGCTCTACCTGGCAGACCGGCCTGAGATCGACGCCGACAGGATTGCCATCATGTCCTGGTCACGTCTTGGAATGATCCCGCTCAGCACCTTGCAATATGAAGGCTTTGCGCAGTTTTTCGAAGCGAAGTTCGCTGCCGGCGTCGCGCTCTACCCTTTCTGCTCCTTTGCCCGTGGCCCGCATATGGGACCGATCCTGATCGTTTCCGGCAAGGAGGACGACTGGGTCGACAACACGGTCTGCCATCGCGTGGCCGCCGAAAGCAGCTCGGACGAACATCCGGTCAGGGCGGTCTTTCTGGAAGATGCCGTGCACGGCTTTGACATAGCGGCTTTCGGCGCTCCCAGAGCCGTCGAAGCTGCGGTCATAAATCCGGATCGGTTTGCTGCCGGCGGCGGCACACTCGGGTATAATCCGGCCGCCGCAAAAGAAGCCCAAGTGGAAATTCGGCAGTTCCTGGACCGGTATCTGAGATAG
- a CDS encoding MBL fold metallo-hydrolase, translating into MPPIQVMVIVVSAFQQNCSLIWDPATLRGAVVDPGGDIDRIQAAIQKQGVTVEKIVLTHGHIDHVGGAADLAKALGVPVEGPHEADKPLIDRVAEQAAQFGVDDVKPVTPDRWMVEGDTVEIAGRNFDVLHCPGHSPGHLVFVDKELRFAISGDVLFAGSIGRTDLPGGDHATLIKSIQEKLLPLGDDVAFLPGHGQASTIGHEREHNPFLQ; encoded by the coding sequence ATGCCGCCGATCCAGGTGATGGTCATCGTGGTCTCGGCGTTTCAGCAGAACTGCTCGCTGATCTGGGATCCGGCCACTTTGCGCGGGGCTGTCGTCGATCCGGGCGGCGACATCGACCGGATCCAGGCCGCGATCCAGAAACAGGGTGTCACGGTCGAAAAGATCGTTCTGACGCATGGGCATATCGACCATGTCGGAGGCGCTGCGGATCTCGCCAAGGCTCTTGGTGTTCCGGTTGAAGGCCCGCATGAAGCCGACAAGCCGCTGATCGACCGGGTGGCCGAACAGGCTGCACAATTTGGTGTCGACGACGTCAAGCCGGTGACGCCGGATCGCTGGATGGTGGAGGGCGACACGGTCGAGATCGCCGGCCGGAACTTCGACGTGCTGCATTGTCCAGGCCACTCGCCGGGGCATCTGGTCTTCGTCGACAAGGAGCTTCGTTTTGCGATTTCGGGAGACGTTCTGTTTGCCGGGTCAATCGGACGAACGGATCTTCCGGGCGGCGACCATGCCACTTTGATCAAGTCCATTCAGGAAAAGCTGTTGCCACTCGGCGATGATGTCGCGTTCCTGCCGGGTCACGGTCAGGCCTCCACGATCGGCCACGAACGCGAGCACAACCCGTTCCTGCAGTGA
- a CDS encoding chalcone isomerase family protein, which yields MILTPNTMPRRGKTIGALLLGLFLTLSLPTSSALADLGAAARSVPSAQLVGKGRMTYLGFKVFDAELYAPRGTYSASSPFALKLTYLRNFKGDAIAESSVKEMRRQGGVSKGQLASWEKQMQAIFPNVSKGQSITGVRTSGGSTVFYIGNRKLGTISDPAFTRKFFAIWLGNNTRNPQLRARLVGAGS from the coding sequence ATGATCTTGACCCCGAATACGATGCCCCGCCGCGGCAAGACGATAGGCGCTCTGCTGCTCGGTCTGTTTCTGACACTATCCCTGCCAACGTCTTCAGCCCTTGCCGACCTTGGCGCTGCCGCCCGCTCCGTGCCGTCGGCCCAACTGGTCGGCAAGGGGCGCATGACCTATCTCGGGTTCAAGGTTTTCGATGCAGAGCTCTATGCACCGCGCGGCACATACAGCGCGTCGTCCCCGTTTGCCCTGAAGCTGACTTACCTTCGCAACTTCAAGGGCGACGCAATTGCCGAGAGCTCCGTCAAGGAGATGCGCCGCCAGGGCGGCGTTTCCAAAGGCCAGCTCGCCTCCTGGGAAAAGCAGATGCAGGCGATCTTTCCAAACGTCTCCAAGGGCCAGTCGATCACCGGTGTGCGAACCTCCGGCGGAAGCACTGTGTTTTACATCGGCAACAGGAAGCTCGGCACTATCAGTGATCCGGCCTTCACCAGGAAATTCTTTGCGATCTGGCTCGGCAACAACACCCGAAATCCGCAGCTGCGCGCGCGTCTCGTCGGGGCCGGTTCGTGA
- a CDS encoding methyl-accepting chemotaxis protein, with protein sequence MKFWQSVKFTTTVPIVAVVAVAFVAFAYITSTQRVSAVQDAFEQQISMSANLTNQALGNAIWDFDQDLANSLLAPLLDNKNFDWAVVQEANGDIFASLMRQEGGEAEALVSLIPETMRGENASQTTAFFSDASYEIGIKPITRSDGDKVDTLGYIYVGFDLAGIEAARSEALMTALIITLIAIVAVSLVLVALIRRITGQIGNLSETMTTLSDGNYDINIPYVERVDEMGQMARTVEVFRDNGLRQRELEEEQQQNIENERQRQASLEQLISGFRDDSQRLLQPVTESTENMGTISSILMDLSSSNTERTASVAAATEQAYASVQTVASASEELSASIGEISRQIAETSDVVSTANAKATSANEQVASLASSAQKIGAVLQLIQDIAEQTNLLALNATIEAARAGEAGKGFAVVAAEVKELATQTSKATEEISAQINAIQGASSDSVAAIEEIANIMVKVNEFTTSITAALEQQGSATAEISSSIQEVASGTREISENMTGVKSAVDDTSQSAGDVSRTSSEVADNTRQLAQRIDGFLNQVAAV encoded by the coding sequence ATGAAGTTCTGGCAATCTGTGAAATTCACCACCACGGTGCCAATTGTCGCTGTCGTTGCAGTCGCGTTTGTCGCTTTTGCCTATATTACCTCGACCCAGCGCGTGTCGGCGGTGCAGGATGCATTCGAACAACAGATCAGCATGAGCGCAAACCTGACCAACCAGGCGCTTGGCAATGCGATCTGGGACTTCGATCAGGATCTGGCCAACAGCCTGCTGGCTCCTCTGCTCGACAACAAGAATTTCGACTGGGCCGTCGTCCAGGAGGCGAACGGCGATATCTTCGCGTCGCTGATGCGCCAGGAAGGCGGTGAAGCGGAAGCGCTCGTCAGCCTGATCCCCGAAACAATGCGCGGCGAAAATGCCAGCCAGACAACGGCTTTCTTCAGTGATGCCAGCTACGAGATCGGCATCAAGCCGATCACCCGCAGCGATGGCGACAAGGTCGACACGCTTGGTTACATCTATGTCGGTTTCGACCTTGCCGGAATTGAAGCCGCACGCAGCGAAGCCCTGATGACCGCGTTGATCATCACGCTGATTGCCATCGTTGCCGTGTCCCTCGTTCTGGTCGCACTGATCCGCCGAATTACCGGCCAGATCGGCAATCTGTCCGAAACCATGACCACGCTGTCCGACGGAAATTACGACATCAACATCCCCTATGTTGAGCGTGTGGATGAAATGGGTCAGATGGCACGTACCGTCGAAGTTTTCCGGGACAACGGTCTGCGTCAGCGCGAGCTTGAAGAAGAGCAGCAGCAGAACATCGAAAACGAACGTCAGCGTCAGGCTTCCCTGGAGCAGCTGATTTCCGGGTTCCGGGACGACAGCCAGCGCCTGCTTCAGCCGGTGACCGAGTCCACCGAGAACATGGGAACGATCTCGTCCATTCTCATGGATCTGTCCAGCAGCAACACAGAGCGGACTGCCTCCGTGGCTGCTGCCACCGAGCAGGCCTATGCCAGTGTCCAGACGGTTGCCTCGGCTTCCGAAGAGCTGTCTGCCTCAATCGGTGAAATCTCGCGCCAGATTGCTGAAACAAGCGACGTGGTGTCGACTGCAAACGCCAAGGCGACCTCGGCCAACGAGCAGGTGGCAAGCCTTGCCTCCTCGGCCCAGAAGATCGGTGCGGTTCTGCAGCTGATCCAGGATATTGCCGAACAGACCAATCTCCTGGCGCTGAACGCCACCATCGAGGCCGCGCGTGCCGGTGAAGCCGGCAAGGGCTTTGCGGTTGTTGCCGCTGAAGTCAAGGAACTGGCGACACAGACCTCCAAGGCAACCGAGGAAATCTCCGCCCAGATCAATGCCATCCAGGGCGCGTCTTCCGACTCCGTAGCCGCCATTGAAGAGATCGCCAACATCATGGTGAAGGTGAACGAGTTCACCACCTCCATCACCGCGGCTCTCGAGCAGCAGGGATCTGCAACGGCCGAAATCAGCAGCTCGATCCAGGAAGTTGCCTCCGGCACCCGCGAGATCAGCGAGAACATGACCGGCGTGAAATCCGCCGTGGACGACACATCGCAATCTGCCGGTGACGTATCGCGTACGTCTTCCGAAGTGGCCGACAACACCCGCCAGCTAGCGCAGCGCATCGACGGTTTCCTTAATCAGGTCGCTGCGGTCTAA
- a CDS encoding MFS transporter — protein MRDRWRGTFFALTALNTFASAIPAVLVLFFIRDRLGAEAYTGLFLLIYFLSGALSMPLWTRLARKFGKIRTWQMSLGAAVLTFCWAVLLQQGDIAAYAAVCAFSGLALGADLALPPAILADHIDADGRQADASRLFSIMAFLSKSALALATGLALPLLGLFGYQPNAPMTLELNFVLSLTYAGIPCILKLSALIGLIVVEKDLARNRSPV, from the coding sequence ATGCGAGACCGCTGGCGCGGAACCTTCTTCGCGCTCACGGCGCTGAACACGTTTGCAAGCGCCATCCCGGCCGTACTTGTGCTGTTTTTCATTCGCGACCGTCTCGGCGCTGAAGCCTATACAGGACTGTTCTTGTTGATTTATTTCCTGTCGGGCGCCTTATCGATGCCGCTCTGGACACGCCTTGCAAGAAAGTTCGGCAAGATACGAACCTGGCAGATGTCTCTTGGCGCTGCTGTCCTGACCTTTTGCTGGGCGGTTTTGCTCCAACAGGGAGACATCGCTGCCTATGCGGCTGTCTGCGCTTTTTCCGGCCTTGCGCTCGGCGCGGATCTGGCTCTGCCGCCTGCGATCCTCGCCGATCACATCGATGCCGACGGGCGGCAGGCAGACGCCTCCCGCCTGTTCTCGATCATGGCATTCCTGTCGAAATCGGCGCTGGCCCTGGCAACCGGCCTGGCTCTTCCCCTGCTTGGCCTGTTCGGGTATCAGCCCAACGCGCCCATGACCCTGGAGCTGAACTTCGTGCTCAGCCTCACCTATGCCGGCATTCCCTGCATATTAAAACTCAGCGCCCTGATCGGTCTCATCGTGGTCGAAAAAGACCTTGCCCGGAACCGTTCGCCCGTGTGA